A window from Micromonospora profundi encodes these proteins:
- a CDS encoding NUDIX hydrolase: protein MSELPDDLPVWERRAVRVVVCDADDRVLLFHTRDPDHPRLGTWWELPGGGMDPGETYRDTAVRELREETGIVVTGDQVGAPNWRRRASFLHRQLRHVQDEVIVAVRLAGPGPDVDEAHRLDYEREDYFGFRWWPLPEVVASTERFYPGRLPELITPFLAGESIDEPFELWS, encoded by the coding sequence ATGAGCGAGCTGCCCGACGACCTGCCGGTGTGGGAGCGGCGCGCGGTGCGTGTGGTGGTCTGTGACGCCGACGACCGGGTGTTGCTGTTCCACACCCGCGACCCGGACCATCCCCGGCTCGGCACCTGGTGGGAGCTGCCCGGCGGCGGCATGGACCCCGGCGAGACGTACCGCGACACCGCCGTCCGGGAACTGCGCGAGGAGACCGGCATCGTGGTCACCGGCGACCAGGTGGGGGCGCCGAACTGGCGACGGCGGGCGAGTTTCCTGCACAGGCAGCTGCGCCACGTCCAGGACGAGGTGATCGTCGCGGTGCGGCTGGCCGGGCCGGGGCCGGACGTGGACGAGGCGCACCGGCTGGACTACGAGCGGGAGGACTACTTCGGCTTCCGATGGTGGCCGCTGCCGGAGGTGGTGGCCAGCACGGAGCGGTTCTACCCGGGCCGGCTCCCTGAGCTGATCACGCCGTTTCTGGCCGGCGAGAGCATCGACGAGCCGTTCGAGCTGTGGTCGTGA
- a CDS encoding type II toxin-antitoxin system PemK/MazF family toxin: MAGLLRNVAQRISRVGAAIPSPRRSGPAPARVARPRQVSALQRRELTYAPERDGHADPGEIVWTWVPYEDDPRQGKDRPVLVVGRHSRTLFGLMLSSQSDRDGQRHWFALGPGEWDRDNRPSWVRLDRVLTMREDSIRREGAVLDRPRFDRVGQALRAGYGWR; the protein is encoded by the coding sequence GTGGCTGGTCTGTTGAGGAACGTGGCGCAACGCATCTCCCGGGTCGGCGCGGCTATCCCGTCGCCCCGACGGTCCGGGCCGGCACCCGCACGGGTGGCCCGTCCCCGGCAGGTCAGTGCGTTGCAGCGGCGGGAGTTGACGTACGCCCCCGAGCGGGACGGCCACGCCGACCCGGGGGAGATCGTCTGGACCTGGGTGCCGTACGAGGACGACCCCCGTCAGGGCAAGGACCGTCCGGTGCTGGTGGTGGGGCGGCACAGCAGGACCCTGTTCGGGCTGATGTTGTCCAGCCAGAGCGACCGGGACGGGCAGCGGCACTGGTTCGCGCTCGGCCCTGGCGAGTGGGACCGGGACAACCGGCCCAGCTGGGTCCGGCTGGACCGGGTGCTCACCATGCGCGAGGACAGCATCCGCCGGGAGGGCGCCGTGCTGGACCGGCCCCGGTTCGACCGGGTGGGGCAGGCGCTGCGCGCCGGCTACGGCTGGCGCTGA
- a CDS encoding DUF2267 domain-containing protein, protein MTDSAGGGGFPHFIDAVSRRSGLPTEQAVALARAVLQTMAERVTGGVPDDLVGHLPDQVDGYLNDFAPPSHSDVPGSPSDLPGLPPDLEGSSSDVPGLPSDVPPADAGPAEFLRRVGQRAGVDPATARAGTGAVFATLREAVTVREFREMVARLPRDGDAAPGLPALPDL, encoded by the coding sequence GTGACCGACAGCGCGGGCGGCGGCGGGTTTCCGCACTTCATCGACGCGGTGTCCCGACGGTCCGGCCTGCCGACCGAGCAGGCCGTCGCCCTCGCTCGCGCCGTACTCCAGACGATGGCCGAACGAGTCACCGGCGGCGTGCCCGACGACCTGGTCGGGCACCTTCCGGACCAGGTGGACGGCTATCTGAACGACTTCGCGCCGCCGTCTCACTCGGACGTGCCCGGCTCGCCGTCAGATCTGCCCGGCCTGCCCCCGGACCTGGAGGGCTCATCCTCGGATGTGCCGGGCTTGCCTTCGGACGTGCCTCCGGCAGACGCCGGGCCGGCGGAATTCCTCCGCCGGGTGGGCCAGCGCGCCGGGGTGGACCCGGCTACGGCACGGGCCGGCACCGGGGCGGTCTTCGCGACCCTGCGCGAGGCGGTGACCGTACGCGAGTTCCGCGAAATGGTGGCACGACTGCCCCGCGACGGCGATGCCGCGCCCGGCTTGCCCGCTTTGCCCGACCTCTGA
- a CDS encoding MGH1-like glycoside hydrolase domain-containing protein yields the protein MTAAPTRTGGPGDLAGLRHLAVTILDANWEDDHTVPSRTLYPHQWSWDSAFIAVGLAHVRPERAWQELASLFRAQWADGRVPHIVFNPALRVGAYFPGPDLWRSTDAQGAPAVHTSGLVQPPVHALAALLAYRRAPEPVGLAALHQLYPALVAQQRYLADRRDVAGDGLVCIVHPWESGLDNSPAWDDPMAAVPAEASVMRSYRRHDTAHADAAHRPTDLDYARYLAIVAAYRDRGYDDRGLADRHPFLVECPLFNAAFGAAEHALAEIAALIGADPGPHRARAAQITEALVRRLYDPATGTFQPRDVRAGRLLGARTVLGLTPLILPDLPTRQADTLVVEARSARFGVAARMDRPLPSHDRTAPDFEPLRYWRGPSWLNIGWLVRRGLLAHGHPELAAGLRRSMIGLVAGAGCHEYFHPDTGAGLGSAAFGWTAALVLDLLADEE from the coding sequence ATGACCGCCGCACCGACCCGCACCGGCGGACCGGGTGACCTCGCAGGGCTACGTCACCTCGCGGTCACCATCCTCGACGCCAACTGGGAAGACGACCACACAGTGCCGTCGCGCACCCTCTATCCACACCAGTGGAGCTGGGACTCGGCGTTCATCGCGGTCGGCCTGGCCCACGTCCGCCCCGAGCGCGCCTGGCAAGAGCTGGCAAGCCTGTTCCGCGCGCAGTGGGCCGACGGGCGGGTTCCGCACATCGTGTTCAACCCGGCGCTGCGCGTCGGCGCGTACTTCCCCGGGCCGGACCTGTGGCGCTCCACCGACGCCCAGGGGGCGCCCGCCGTACACACCTCCGGCCTGGTCCAGCCGCCGGTGCACGCGCTCGCCGCACTGCTGGCGTACCGCCGGGCACCCGAGCCGGTCGGCCTGGCCGCTTTGCACCAGCTCTATCCGGCGCTTGTCGCCCAGCAGCGCTACCTCGCCGACCGGCGGGACGTGGCAGGCGACGGGCTTGTCTGCATCGTTCACCCGTGGGAGTCCGGGCTGGACAACAGCCCCGCCTGGGACGACCCGATGGCCGCCGTACCCGCCGAGGCGTCGGTGATGCGCTCGTACCGTCGGCACGACACCGCGCACGCCGACGCCGCGCACCGCCCCACGGACCTCGACTATGCGCGCTACCTGGCGATCGTCGCGGCCTACCGCGACCGCGGCTACGACGACCGCGGCCTCGCCGACCGCCACCCGTTCCTGGTGGAGTGCCCGCTGTTCAACGCGGCGTTCGGGGCCGCCGAACACGCCCTCGCCGAGATCGCCGCGCTGATCGGCGCCGACCCCGGGCCGCACCGGGCCCGTGCGGCCCAGATCACCGAAGCATTGGTACGTCGGCTGTACGACCCGGCGACCGGCACCTTCCAGCCCCGCGACGTACGCGCCGGGCGGCTGCTGGGTGCGCGTACCGTGCTCGGGCTGACGCCGCTGATCCTGCCCGACCTGCCCACCCGGCAGGCCGACACGCTTGTCGTCGAGGCCCGCTCGGCGCGCTTCGGGGTGGCCGCGCGGATGGACCGCCCGTTGCCCAGCCACGATCGGACCGCACCCGACTTCGAGCCGCTGCGCTACTGGCGCGGGCCGAGCTGGCTGAACATCGGCTGGCTGGTACGGCGCGGGCTGCTCGCGCACGGCCACCCGGAGCTGGCAGCCGGGCTGCGCCGGTCGATGATCGGGCTGGTCGCAGGGGCGGGCTGCCACGAGTACTTCCACCCGGACACCGGCGCCGGTCTGGGCTCGGCGGCGTTCGGCTGGACCGCGGCGCTCGTGCTCGACCTGCTAGCCGACGAGGAGTAG
- a CDS encoding carbohydrate ABC transporter permease, translating into MTTTAPDTGRSPTGERPAPPKRRPLTLRRRESRAGLALVAPTLLVTIAVIGIPIVWTVVLAFQRVRLATLRKTGLFGEFTMDNIDRVLHTPGFAETLWVTLLYSIGGTVGSIALGLVAALVVRRPFRGRTLVRASMLLPYVAPVVAVTFVWQVMLDPQLGIVNDWGQRLLGWDAPVPFLSQESTALATVIVFEAWRYFPFAFLFLLARLQAVPGELEEASRVDGATPTQRFRHILLPQLLPVIALLGVLRFIMTFNKFDDVYLLTGGAAGTEVVSVRVYEFLTARTDIGAAAAQAVVLAVVLIVFVLIYLRFFGRRVS; encoded by the coding sequence TTGACCACCACCGCGCCCGACACCGGCCGCTCCCCCACCGGGGAGCGGCCGGCACCGCCGAAGCGCCGGCCGCTGACACTGCGCCGCCGCGAATCCCGGGCCGGGCTGGCGCTTGTCGCGCCGACGCTGCTCGTCACGATCGCTGTCATCGGCATCCCCATCGTCTGGACCGTGGTGCTCGCCTTCCAGCGGGTCCGGCTCGCCACGCTGCGCAAGACCGGGCTGTTCGGCGAGTTCACAATGGACAACATCGACCGGGTGCTGCACACCCCCGGCTTTGCCGAGACGCTGTGGGTGACGCTTCTCTACAGCATCGGCGGCACCGTCGGGTCGATAGCGCTCGGCCTGGTCGCCGCGCTCGTGGTCCGCCGGCCGTTCCGGGGTCGCACGCTGGTCCGGGCGTCCATGCTGCTGCCGTACGTGGCGCCGGTGGTCGCCGTGACATTCGTCTGGCAGGTGATGCTCGACCCGCAGCTCGGCATCGTCAACGACTGGGGTCAGCGCCTGCTGGGCTGGGACGCCCCGGTGCCGTTCCTCAGCCAGGAATCGACAGCACTGGCCACGGTGATCGTGTTCGAGGCGTGGCGGTACTTCCCGTTCGCGTTCCTGTTCCTGCTGGCCCGCCTCCAGGCCGTGCCCGGCGAGTTGGAGGAGGCCTCCCGGGTCGACGGGGCCACGCCCACCCAACGGTTCCGGCACATCCTGCTGCCGCAGTTGCTCCCGGTGATCGCCCTGCTGGGGGTGCTGCGCTTCATCATGACGTTCAACAAGTTCGACGACGTCTACCTGCTCACCGGCGGGGCCGCCGGCACCGAGGTGGTCAGTGTGCGGGTGTACGAGTTCCTCACCGCGCGTACCGACATCGGCGCCGCCGCCGCGCAGGCGGTAGTGCTGGCCGTGGTGCTCATCGTGTTCGTCCTGATCTACCTGCGCTTCTTCGGACGGAGGGTCAGCTGA
- a CDS encoding zinc-dependent alcohol dehydrogenase, translating to MGNWVVSLAGPRQISLEPCPPDPLGPGQVRVRTCYSGISAGTELTLYRGSNPRLSKDWDDAARMFVPRQTPVPYPLIGFGYEEVGEVVEVAPEVTDRQPGQLVWGIWGHRAEAVLAADAVRPLPADLDPLAAVFARPGAIALTSVLAADLHLGDWVGVFGQGVIGLLATRLAVLSGARVVAVDRVPSRLQHAARYGARATVDASAASAATVLRQATDGRGADVCLELSGAYPALHEAIRSTAHAGRVVAAGFYQGQADGLGLGEEFHHNRIQLVAAQVSGPTPAPSMAGRWTGDRVAQTFMELVAEHRVDPLPLVSHIVDASAVADALALLDSGAGDVLQVVLRF from the coding sequence ATGGGCAACTGGGTCGTCTCCCTCGCCGGGCCTCGGCAGATCAGCCTCGAGCCCTGCCCGCCAGATCCGCTCGGCCCCGGCCAGGTCCGGGTCCGCACCTGCTACTCGGGCATCTCGGCCGGCACCGAGCTGACCCTCTACCGCGGCAGCAACCCCCGGCTCAGCAAAGACTGGGACGACGCCGCCCGGATGTTCGTCCCCCGGCAGACACCGGTGCCCTACCCGCTGATCGGGTTCGGCTACGAGGAGGTCGGCGAGGTCGTCGAAGTCGCGCCGGAGGTCACCGACCGACAACCGGGGCAACTCGTGTGGGGCATCTGGGGGCACCGCGCCGAAGCCGTGCTCGCCGCCGACGCCGTCCGTCCGCTGCCGGCCGACCTGGACCCGCTGGCCGCTGTCTTCGCCCGACCCGGCGCCATCGCGCTGACCTCGGTGCTCGCCGCCGACCTACACCTCGGCGACTGGGTGGGCGTCTTCGGGCAGGGCGTCATCGGCCTGCTCGCCACCCGACTCGCCGTGCTCTCCGGCGCCCGGGTCGTCGCCGTCGACCGGGTGCCCAGCCGCCTGCAGCACGCCGCCCGCTACGGCGCACGGGCCACCGTGGACGCCAGCGCCGCGTCCGCCGCCACAGTGCTGCGGCAGGCCACCGACGGCCGGGGCGCGGACGTCTGCCTGGAGCTGTCCGGGGCGTACCCGGCGCTGCACGAGGCCATCCGATCCACCGCACACGCCGGTCGGGTCGTGGCCGCCGGCTTCTACCAGGGCCAGGCCGACGGGCTCGGCCTCGGCGAAGAGTTCCACCACAACCGCATCCAGTTGGTGGCCGCCCAGGTCTCCGGCCCCACCCCCGCGCCGAGCATGGCCGGCCGGTGGACAGGCGACCGGGTGGCGCAGACCTTCATGGAGTTGGTGGCTGAGCATCGGGTCGACCCGCTGCCGCTGGTCAGCCACATCGTCGACGCCAGCGCGGTCGCCGACGCCCTCGCGCTGCTCGACAGCGGCGCCGGTGACGTCCTCCAAGTGGTGTTGAGGTTCTAG
- a CDS encoding class I SAM-dependent methyltransferase — translation MANPTRWATETGPEHSQWYIDRFRKLAAEGADLAGEARLVDTLVAPGSRILDAGSGSGRVGAALAERGHTVVGVDADPALVEAAQADYPGPRWLVADLAELDLPALGEVEPFDAAVLAGNVLAFVAVGTEPEVLRRIAGHLRPDGVLAVGFGTERGYPLTAFDADAVAAGLRLEHRFATWDLRPWHDDADFAVSVLRRPAS, via the coding sequence ATGGCCAACCCGACCCGCTGGGCGACCGAAACCGGTCCGGAGCACTCGCAGTGGTACATCGACCGGTTCCGCAAACTCGCCGCCGAGGGGGCCGATCTGGCCGGCGAGGCCCGTCTGGTCGACACGCTTGTCGCGCCCGGATCGCGGATCCTCGACGCCGGCAGCGGCTCCGGCCGCGTGGGCGCCGCGCTCGCCGAGCGGGGGCACACGGTGGTCGGCGTGGACGCCGACCCGGCGCTGGTGGAGGCCGCCCAGGCCGACTACCCCGGCCCGCGGTGGCTCGTCGCCGACCTTGCCGAGCTGGACCTGCCGGCGCTCGGCGAGGTCGAGCCGTTCGACGCCGCCGTGCTCGCCGGCAACGTCCTCGCGTTCGTCGCCGTCGGCACCGAGCCGGAGGTGCTGCGCCGGATCGCGGGGCACCTGCGCCCGGACGGCGTGCTGGCGGTGGGCTTCGGCACCGAGCGCGGCTACCCGTTGACAGCGTTCGACGCCGACGCGGTCGCCGCCGGGCTGCGCCTGGAGCACCGCTTCGCCACCTGGGACCTGCGCCCGTGGCACGACGACGCGGACTTCGCCGTCAGCGTGCTACGCCGCCCGGCCAGCTGA
- a CDS encoding helix-turn-helix domain-containing protein, whose product MTMVPAEGGPTTGPTVLRMLLGAQLRRLREASGVTREGAGWEIRSSESKISRMELGRVGFKERDVADLLTLYGVTDGQEREALLKLARDANSPGWWHRYGDVLPSWFQSYLGLEAAAALIRSYEVQFVPGLLQTPEYARAVVLLGHSAADVAEIDRRVALRMQRQEILRRDRPPQLWVVVDEAALRRPIGGVEVMRGQIEALIEATRSPHIRLQIIPFAAGGHAAAGGAFTILRFGDQELPDIVYIEQLTSALYLDKRDDLEYYAVAMERLCVEAEPPERTPEILARLLKDAYPH is encoded by the coding sequence GTGACGATGGTTCCCGCCGAGGGCGGCCCGACAACGGGGCCGACAGTGCTGCGCATGTTGCTCGGTGCCCAACTGCGCCGGCTGCGGGAGGCCAGCGGGGTGACCCGCGAAGGCGCCGGCTGGGAGATCCGCTCGTCCGAGTCCAAGATCAGTCGGATGGAGCTGGGCCGCGTCGGGTTCAAGGAACGCGACGTGGCCGACCTGCTCACCCTGTACGGCGTCACGGACGGGCAGGAGCGTGAGGCGCTGCTCAAGCTCGCCCGGGACGCCAACAGCCCGGGGTGGTGGCACCGCTACGGCGACGTCCTGCCCAGCTGGTTCCAGTCGTACCTGGGGCTGGAGGCCGCGGCGGCGCTGATCCGCAGCTACGAGGTGCAGTTCGTGCCCGGCCTCCTGCAGACCCCGGAGTACGCCCGCGCGGTCGTCCTGCTCGGGCACAGCGCGGCGGACGTGGCCGAGATCGATCGCCGGGTGGCGTTGCGGATGCAGCGCCAGGAAATCCTGCGTCGTGATCGTCCGCCGCAGCTCTGGGTCGTGGTGGACGAGGCGGCGCTACGCCGGCCGATCGGCGGCGTCGAGGTGATGCGCGGGCAGATCGAGGCGCTCATCGAGGCGACCAGGTCGCCCCACATCCGACTCCAGATCATCCCGTTCGCGGCCGGTGGCCACGCGGCGGCCGGCGGCGCCTTCACCATCCTGCGCTTCGGTGATCAGGAGCTGCCCGACATCGTCTACATCGAACAGCTCACCAGCGCTCTCTACCTCGACAAGCGCGACGACCTCGAGTACTACGCAGTGGCCATGGAGCGGCTCTGCGTGGAGGCCGAACCGCCGGAGCGCACCCCGGAGATCCTCGCCCGGTTGCTGAAGGACGCCTACCCGCACTGA
- a CDS encoding carbohydrate ABC transporter permease: MDRDVVETVSLRWLRRLVIAAFLVVTVFPFYYMLVLSVRPIERLLLDPGALVVGFGELTVATYAEVLKATDDGGQGFLTFMRNSGLVAVAATLLTLLVAIPGAYAVARLRFFGRRQVDFLFLAVYLFPSIVIAIPLFVVFTRAGLRGSLFGLVLVYISQTLPVSVYMLKNYFETIPVSLEESAAIDGAGRLGIIRRVSLPLAAPSIMAVALYDFMIAWNEFLFALLFLVDKPNRWTVSLGLSLLADGVEVPKTVLMAGSVVLTLPIVILFFASERLLTEGLTSGAEKG; encoded by the coding sequence ATGGACCGGGACGTCGTCGAGACGGTGAGCCTGCGCTGGCTGCGCCGCCTGGTGATCGCCGCGTTCCTGGTGGTCACCGTCTTCCCCTTCTACTACATGCTGGTGCTGTCGGTACGCCCCATCGAGCGTCTGCTGCTCGACCCCGGCGCGCTCGTGGTCGGCTTCGGTGAGCTGACCGTCGCCACGTACGCGGAGGTGCTCAAGGCCACCGACGACGGCGGCCAGGGTTTCCTCACCTTCATGCGCAACAGCGGCCTGGTGGCTGTCGCGGCGACACTGCTCACCCTCCTGGTCGCGATCCCCGGCGCGTACGCGGTGGCGCGGTTGCGGTTCTTCGGCCGACGGCAGGTCGACTTCCTGTTCCTCGCGGTCTACCTGTTTCCGTCGATCGTCATCGCGATCCCGTTGTTCGTGGTCTTCACCAGGGCCGGGCTGCGCGGTTCGCTGTTCGGGCTGGTGCTTGTCTACATCTCGCAGACGCTGCCGGTCTCGGTCTACATGTTGAAGAACTACTTCGAGACGATCCCGGTCAGTCTGGAGGAGTCCGCCGCCATCGACGGCGCCGGTCGGCTCGGCATCATCCGCCGGGTAAGCCTGCCGCTCGCCGCGCCGTCGATCATGGCGGTCGCGCTCTACGACTTCATGATCGCCTGGAACGAGTTCCTCTTCGCCCTGCTGTTCCTCGTCGACAAGCCCAACCGGTGGACGGTGTCGCTCGGGCTGTCCCTGCTCGCCGACGGCGTGGAGGTTCCCAAGACGGTGCTGATGGCCGGGTCGGTGGTGCTCACCCTGCCCATCGTGATCCTGTTCTTCGCCAGCGAGCGGCTGCTCACCGAAGGGCTGACCAGCGGCGCGGAGAAGGGCTGA
- a CDS encoding DUF397 domain-containing protein — MQQPPNGVPIHQLPPLSWLKSRRSNPSGNCVEIAELPGGAGIAVRNSRHPEGPALIYTVDEIAAFVLGARDGDFDHLIN, encoded by the coding sequence ATGCAGCAGCCACCCAATGGCGTTCCGATCCATCAGTTGCCTCCGCTGAGCTGGCTGAAGAGCCGTCGCAGCAACCCCAGCGGCAACTGCGTCGAAATCGCCGAACTGCCCGGGGGAGCAGGCATCGCCGTCCGTAACTCGCGGCATCCTGAAGGGCCGGCGCTGATCTACACAGTGGACGAGATCGCCGCCTTCGTGCTCGGCGCCCGTGACGGTGACTTCGATCATCTGATCAACTGA
- a CDS encoding GGDEF domain-containing protein, translating into MPDPMSVASGICAAGALLSSWQLRRRALRAEAEIEHLQAELAAERHAASHDPLTGLPNRRAFYRLAAALLTDAGGQPLIAIVLDLDDFKQINDRYGHAAGDQVLISVADRLAGFAGDNLVARLGGDEFAGLLASPIVDRRWIEHATRRLSETVAAPIRLSGCSSVRVTASVGLAPVTGPAQLTEALSRADAAMYQAKSLSAARPARQLTDSTRLVER; encoded by the coding sequence GTGCCGGATCCGATGAGCGTCGCCTCCGGCATCTGTGCGGCGGGAGCGCTGCTGTCCTCCTGGCAACTGCGCCGACGGGCGCTACGCGCCGAGGCCGAGATCGAGCACCTCCAGGCCGAGCTCGCCGCCGAACGGCACGCCGCCAGCCACGACCCCCTCACCGGGCTGCCCAACCGGCGTGCCTTCTACCGCCTCGCGGCCGCACTCCTCACCGACGCCGGCGGCCAGCCACTGATCGCCATCGTGCTCGACCTCGACGACTTCAAGCAGATCAACGACCGGTACGGGCACGCCGCCGGCGACCAGGTGCTGATCAGCGTCGCCGACCGCCTGGCCGGCTTCGCCGGGGACAACCTCGTCGCCCGCCTCGGCGGTGACGAGTTCGCCGGCCTGCTCGCCAGCCCGATCGTCGACCGGCGCTGGATCGAGCACGCCACCCGCCGGCTCAGCGAAACCGTCGCCGCACCGATCCGGCTCAGCGGATGCAGCAGCGTCCGGGTGACCGCGTCCGTCGGGCTCGCCCCGGTGACCGGCCCCGCCCAACTCACCGAGGCGCTCAGCCGCGCCGACGCGGCCATGTACCAGGCGAAGAGCCTCTCCGCCGCCAGGCCGGCCCGCCAACTCACCGACAGCACCCGCCTCGTGGAGCGCTGA
- a CDS encoding sugar phosphate isomerase/epimerase family protein: MTTIALACQEQLLPGTNLIQKYALAAALGYQGIELRGRGDGAFARRLPELRRARAAGVVMPTVCVEMDHFIGDFDPARSADAVRNLRSQLSVIAELGGIGVMTPASWGMFSRRLPPFEPPRPPAGDRLVLLDALGELGEHARAEGVTLFLEPLNRYEDHMVNRLDEAVALCAAVGVPSVRVVADTFHMNIEEDDVHRALRAAAPYLGHVQVSDSNRYQPGAGHLDWPALVRTLLELDYRGWLALECRLRGDPVRALQQAATVLRHALPRRAAA; encoded by the coding sequence ATGACCACCATCGCGCTCGCCTGCCAGGAACAACTCCTGCCGGGCACCAACCTGATCCAGAAGTACGCCCTCGCCGCCGCCCTCGGCTACCAGGGCATCGAGCTGCGCGGGCGCGGCGACGGCGCATTCGCCCGCCGACTGCCCGAGCTGCGCCGCGCCCGCGCCGCCGGTGTGGTGATGCCCACCGTCTGCGTCGAGATGGACCACTTCATCGGCGACTTCGACCCCGCCCGCTCCGCCGACGCCGTCCGCAACCTGCGCTCCCAACTGTCGGTGATCGCCGAGCTGGGCGGCATCGGGGTGATGACCCCGGCGTCCTGGGGGATGTTCTCCCGGCGACTGCCGCCGTTCGAGCCGCCGCGCCCGCCGGCCGGCGACCGGCTGGTGCTCCTGGACGCCCTCGGCGAGCTGGGCGAGCACGCCCGGGCCGAGGGGGTCACACTCTTTCTCGAACCCCTCAACAGGTACGAGGACCACATGGTCAACCGTCTCGACGAGGCGGTCGCCCTCTGCGCGGCCGTCGGCGTGCCCTCGGTCCGGGTGGTCGCCGACACGTTCCACATGAACATCGAGGAGGACGACGTACACCGGGCTCTGCGTGCCGCCGCGCCGTACCTCGGGCACGTGCAGGTAAGCGACTCCAACCGCTACCAGCCGGGCGCCGGGCACCTGGACTGGCCGGCGCTCGTACGAACCCTGCTGGAGCTTGACTACCGGGGGTGGCTGGCGTTGGAGTGCCGGCTGCGCGGCGACCCGGTCCGTGCCCTGCAACAGGCCGCCACTGTGCTGCGGCACGCGCTGCCCCGGCGGGCCGCGGCATGA
- a CDS encoding ABC transporter substrate-binding protein, whose product MSAPPRRILATTLILALAAPTLLACGDDGSDSNSKKITVWSLEDVADRVTATKAIIADFTAKTGIQVDLVTVNEDQFPSLIAANAAAGDLPDVVGSVSLAGIRTLAGNELLHASANAEVVDKLGRQTFSPRALELTADDGKQLSVPSDGWGQLLVYRKDLFAAAGLPAPDTYERITDAAAKLNTGGVAGITAATAPSDVFTQQTFEHLALANGCQLTDDSGGITLDSPQCVEAFRFYGDLIRTSSVKGAQDVDTTRATYFAGKAAMVIWSPFILDELAGLRSDAKPTCPQCQADPAFLAKNSGFVTAIKGPNGTEPAQYGEISSWAVLDGAAADPAKSFVEYMLGDGYPRWFGMSPEGRFPVRKGTPAEPEAYLNAWNTSQAGVDAKKPLADVYGDEVLATLRRSPDTFGRWGLSQGQGKLVGAMLGELPVPKVLGDLIGGKSDAAATAGRAKKDVEAIKAGVN is encoded by the coding sequence ATGTCAGCACCTCCGAGGCGGATACTCGCCACCACCCTGATCCTGGCACTGGCCGCGCCCACCCTGCTGGCTTGCGGAGACGACGGATCCGACAGCAACAGCAAAAAGATCACCGTTTGGAGTCTGGAAGACGTCGCCGACCGGGTCACCGCCACCAAGGCGATCATCGCGGACTTCACCGCCAAGACGGGGATCCAGGTCGACCTGGTCACCGTCAACGAGGACCAGTTCCCGTCCCTGATCGCCGCCAACGCCGCCGCGGGCGACCTGCCCGACGTCGTCGGTTCGGTATCCCTGGCCGGCATCCGTACGCTCGCGGGCAACGAGCTGCTGCACGCCTCGGCGAACGCGGAGGTCGTCGACAAGCTGGGCAGGCAGACGTTCTCCCCCCGGGCGCTGGAGCTGACCGCCGACGACGGCAAACAGCTCTCCGTGCCGAGCGACGGCTGGGGGCAGTTGCTCGTCTACCGCAAGGACCTGTTCGCCGCCGCCGGCCTGCCCGCCCCCGACACGTACGAGCGGATCACCGACGCCGCGGCGAAACTGAACACCGGGGGCGTCGCCGGGATCACCGCGGCGACAGCGCCCAGCGACGTGTTCACCCAGCAGACGTTCGAGCACCTGGCGCTGGCAAACGGCTGCCAGCTCACCGACGACTCCGGCGGGATCACCCTCGACTCGCCGCAGTGCGTCGAGGCGTTCCGCTTCTACGGCGACCTGATCCGCACCAGCTCGGTGAAGGGCGCGCAGGACGTCGACACCACGCGGGCCACCTACTTCGCGGGCAAGGCGGCGATGGTGATCTGGTCGCCGTTCATCCTCGACGAGCTGGCCGGGCTGCGCAGCGACGCCAAGCCGACCTGCCCGCAGTGCCAGGCCGATCCGGCGTTCCTCGCGAAGAACAGCGGGTTCGTCACCGCGATCAAGGGCCCGAACGGCACCGAACCGGCCCAGTACGGCGAAATCAGCTCCTGGGCCGTGCTGGACGGCGCGGCTGCCGATCCGGCGAAGTCCTTCGTGGAGTACATGCTCGGCGACGGCTACCCACGCTGGTTCGGCATGTCCCCCGAGGGCCGCTTCCCGGTCCGCAAGGGCACCCCGGCCGAGCCTGAGGCGTACCTGAACGCCTGGAACACCAGCCAGGCCGGCGTGGACGCCAAGAAGCCCCTCGCCGACGTGTACGGCGACGAGGTGCTCGCCACGCTGCGCCGCAGCCCGGACACCTTCGGGCGGTGGGGGCTCAGCCAGGGGCAGGGCAAGCTGGTCGGCGCGATGCTCGGCGAGCTGCCGGTGCCCAAGGTGCTGGGCGACCTCATCGGCGGCAAGTCCGACGCGGCGGCAACCGCCGGCCGGGCCAAGAAGGACGTCGAGGCGATCAAGGCGGGCGTCAATTGA